TGACCAGCCCCATAGCCAGGGTCACCAGCCCCAAGGGCCAGCTGTAGATAACTATCAGCCCCAGGGCTACTAGGCCAATAAACCCTTTGATCGGTAGCTCAATCACCAGTTGCGAAATCACCTGGTTAATCTGCTGAATATCCACCAAGCGGCGAATCGCCGTGCCGCTGCGGCGAGCTTCGTGGTAGGTCAAGGGTAGGTGCAGCACCTGCTGGCCAAAGTCGAGCTTCAGGCTCTGCTGGAGCCGTTCGGCAAAGGCCGCCACCAGATTGGCCTGCACCCAGGTCAGGCCGCTATTCAGCAGGGCGATCGCCATTACCCCCACAGCGACAGGGGCGAGCCAGGGCGCATTGCCGGGGGCCAACACGCGATCGATCAAAAATTGCAGCAGCAGCGGCGTGGCCAACGCTAGCACCCCCACCAGCAGATTCAGCGGCAGCAGCCCCTTGAGAATGCGGCGCTGCTGCCAGAGCCGATGGAGCAGCCGTTCGAAGGGGTTGATCGGCTCTGGGTCTAAGGCTTGAGCCCCAAAGCGGGCCGGGTCGGGCGTCAGCAGCAACATCAAGTAACCCTGCCAGCCCTTCAGCAGCTCCTCACGGCTGAGGTAGCGCACCCCCACGGCGGGGTCAGAGAGCACATACTGGTGGCCCCGCCGACCGTAAAACACCACAAAGTGGTAGCCCTTCCAGTAGAGAATGGCAGGCAGGATGAGGGTGTCGAGCCTCTGCAAGATGTCGGGGTCGGCCTGAATTGCCTGGGTCTCAAACCCCAGGGCCTCTGCCCCTCGCTTTAGCCCCAGCAGGGTGGTGCCCCCGGCCCCGGTGCCCACCATACTGCGAACGTGATTGATCGGCAGCGATCGCCCATAGTGCTGGGCAACAATGGCCAAACTGGCGGCGGCGCAGTCTTCGCCGCTGTGCTGCAATAACCAGGTGTAGGTCATGGGAAAAAACTCTAGGGCAGGACTATTTATTGCAAGATCTTGATGGCACAGTAGGCCGTGCGAACTTCATCCAAGTAGGGCTTGAGGCGGCGGTGAACAAACCTCACCATCGGGGCGTTGTCGATATCGACGCGAAAGGTGCCCTTAGTGTGGGGCAACTGCTCGACCTGGAGCTGAATGGCCTTGGCCAGCAGTAGGGTGCTGCGGCTGAGGGGCTGAGAAGCCGGGTCTACATACATCTGGGTGTAGCGAATGGTGTCAGCGGCGATGCGGTGGGTGATCACCCACCCGATGATGCGATTGTCGCAGCGCAATCCCAGGCTATTCAACGGCTCTAGCCGGTCGGCGTCCAGAAAGGGGTTAAAGCGCTGCATCAGCCCATCGCCCTGCATCCGTTGCTCTAGGTCGGTGCGTTCCGCTGGCGTTAGCTCAGTCCAGAGAAAGAACTGGTAATGGGCGGGGAGGCGATCGAGCCAGCGCCCCAAATAATCGACCAAATGGGGCGGTGGGGCCTGCCTGACGCGATCGGTGGAGGCGTAGCACACCAGAGCCGTGACCTGGGGGGCAAACCACTGCTGCTGCACCAAAATTTGCTCTAGCGCTGGCGACTGAGGGCTACTCAGGTAACGAATCTCTAGCTGCTGGCAGCCGCGATCGCACAGTTGGGTCTCTAGATGGGTGAGCAGCAAACGGCCCAGCCCCCGATTGCGATGTTCAGGGGTCACAAACAGCGATAGCACCTGCCCCTGCAATGGCTGATCATCCTCTCTATTAACAGAGTCG
This window of the Leptolyngbya sp. CCY15150 genome carries:
- a CDS encoding GNAT family N-acetyltransferase — translated: MNHSTLKPSATLAQSAQIIGLHADYAATYETLTYPNFWPVLHSMAENPSVVAVGAEVEGVPVGLAIACLDRSDDSVNREDDQPLQGQVLSLFVTPEHRNRGLGRLLLTHLETQLCDRGCQQLEIRYLSSPQSPALEQILVQQQWFAPQVTALVCYASTDRVRQAPPPHLVDYLGRWLDRLPAHYQFFLWTELTPAERTDLEQRMQGDGLMQRFNPFLDADRLEPLNSLGLRCDNRIIGWVITHRIAADTIRYTQMYVDPASQPLSRSTLLLAKAIQLQVEQLPHTKGTFRVDIDNAPMVRFVHRRLKPYLDEVRTAYCAIKILQ